In a single window of the Gemmatimonadota bacterium genome:
- a CDS encoding FtsX-like permease family protein: MNRFLLALLVCAPLPLRAQLLEIAVERRFAEDAKVQVGDTVWVAASADAPEHAARVVAITEPAADPATIMRRDYRVRLHLPDLAALLGQPDRVDRFGVALEPGVDPDSAAERLNRVAFGYQVFRSSEIASQSSTTFLVVSRFHRAIAIISILASAIFLLCLMVLKVEERRLDVAVLRFTGISRRTVFRSLLLEAMVVAVVGALLGTGIAAIASAIVNWYYQRTFSTALIFSLLQWRTILFAVVLSIVLGLGAGSLAAWRLVRTPPLALWRRAG; encoded by the coding sequence GTGAATCGCTTCCTGCTCGCCCTGCTCGTGTGCGCACCGCTGCCTCTGCGGGCGCAACTGCTCGAGATCGCAGTCGAGCGGCGATTTGCCGAGGATGCGAAGGTGCAGGTGGGCGACACCGTCTGGGTAGCGGCGTCTGCAGACGCACCTGAGCACGCCGCACGTGTCGTGGCGATCACCGAGCCTGCCGCCGATCCTGCCACGATCATGCGTCGCGACTATCGTGTCCGTCTCCACCTTCCTGATCTCGCCGCCTTGCTCGGTCAGCCCGATCGGGTCGACCGCTTTGGCGTGGCACTTGAACCGGGGGTCGATCCCGACAGTGCAGCCGAACGCCTCAATCGCGTGGCGTTCGGCTACCAGGTCTTTCGATCGAGCGAGATCGCCTCGCAGTCATCGACCACCTTCCTCGTCGTCAGCCGCTTTCACCGCGCCATCGCCATCATCTCGATTCTCGCGAGCGCGATCTTCCTGCTCTGCCTGATGGTGCTCAAGGTGGAAGAGCGCCGCCTCGATGTCGCCGTGTTGCGATTCACCGGCATCTCGCGCCGGACCGTCTTCCGTTCATTGCTGCTTGAGGCAATGGTCGTGGCGGTCGTCGGAGCATTGCTCGGGACCGGCATCGCCGCAATCGCAAGTGCGATCGTGAACTGGTACTACCAACGCACCTTCTCGACCGCCTTGATCTTCTCGTTGCTGCAATGGCGCACGATTCTCTTCGCCGTTGTGCTCTCCATCGTCCTCGGGCTCGGCGCCGGCTCTCTCGCGGCATGGCGACTGGTTCGAACTCCTCCCCTGGCGCTCTGGCGGCGCGCCGGATGA
- a CDS encoding transporter: MIGRFVVAMSLLAASTLSAQSPSEPISTDRPDFTESSTLVPRGRVQFESGVTFSESSRNSGAVKSSTYPEFLFRFGVSNHIELRAGQSFTSIAPTVGQPARVTGRDDLYLGFKIGLVEQRGSRPEFAILAQTTLATGDSKTTASGTYPGLALLAGWQLAPAWSLALGVEGTRVSGDAYEVTPSASLGRALSSHLKGYAELYTVLPVMSESGAPKPAYANGGLALLLSNNAQIDARIGAGLGGAADRYFFGFGFGFRR, translated from the coding sequence ATGATCGGCCGTTTCGTTGTGGCGATGAGCCTGCTTGCAGCGTCGACTCTGTCCGCGCAGTCACCCAGCGAACCGATCTCCACTGACCGACCGGATTTCACCGAGTCGAGCACGCTGGTGCCAAGAGGCCGGGTGCAGTTCGAGAGCGGTGTGACCTTTTCGGAATCGAGTCGCAACAGCGGCGCGGTCAAGAGCAGCACCTATCCGGAATTCCTCTTCCGGTTCGGCGTCAGCAACCACATCGAGCTTCGGGCGGGGCAATCGTTCACGAGCATTGCGCCGACGGTGGGGCAGCCGGCACGCGTCACCGGGCGCGATGACCTCTACCTCGGTTTCAAGATCGGGCTCGTCGAGCAACGGGGGAGTCGGCCCGAGTTTGCGATTCTGGCACAAACGACCCTCGCGACCGGCGACAGCAAGACCACGGCGAGCGGCACCTATCCCGGCCTCGCGCTGCTGGCCGGATGGCAGCTCGCACCGGCGTGGTCGCTGGCCCTCGGAGTCGAGGGCACCCGGGTCAGCGGCGATGCGTACGAAGTGACGCCATCGGCGTCGCTGGGCCGAGCCCTGTCGTCACACCTGAAGGGCTACGCCGAGTTGTACACTGTCCTGCCGGTCATGAGTGAGTCGGGCGCGCCGAAGCCGGCCTATGCCAACGGCGGGCTTGCGCTGCTGCTCTCCAATAATGCGCAGATCGACGCGCGTATCGGCGCCGGGCTCGGCGGCGCCGCCGATCGCTATTTCTTCGGCTTCGGGTTTGGCTTCAGGCGATAG